A window of the Verminephrobacter eiseniae EF01-2 genome harbors these coding sequences:
- a CDS encoding alpha/beta fold hydrolase: protein MQRDIPLVMVHGLFGPLHFFQPTIRMSGVAVHTPDLLGYGGRAAPIELSLAVQANEIVRFLHALDSGPCHLLGHSVGAAVAMLSAELAPQLVKSIISVEGNFTLDDAFMCRRIAPLPAAEWQAELQRIQNQPADWLAKGEIAVTTERLQMANCILHNQSAATLQAMARAVVKETADRAYLNTVRKLMQYGTPLHLVAGSRSAGNWNVPEWVRQGAASSLVLAGCGHMMMLEDPDLFCNSLLELLYS from the coding sequence ATGCAACGAGACATACCATTGGTGATGGTGCATGGCCTCTTCGGCCCGCTGCATTTCTTTCAACCGACTATACGAATGTCCGGTGTCGCAGTGCACACACCAGACCTGCTGGGCTATGGTGGACGCGCCGCACCTATCGAACTGAGCTTGGCGGTACAAGCCAATGAAATCGTGCGCTTTTTGCATGCGCTCGACTCTGGCCCATGCCATCTGCTCGGACATAGTGTGGGTGCAGCTGTAGCGATGCTGTCGGCGGAGCTCGCACCGCAACTGGTCAAAAGCATCATCAGTGTTGAAGGTAATTTCACGCTGGATGATGCATTCATGTGTCGCCGCATCGCTCCGCTGCCAGCCGCAGAGTGGCAAGCAGAATTACAGCGCATTCAGAACCAACCGGCGGACTGGCTGGCCAAGGGGGAGATCGCCGTCACTACGGAGCGATTGCAAATGGCCAACTGCATCCTGCATAACCAATCGGCTGCTACGCTGCAGGCAATGGCGCGCGCGGTGGTGAAAGAAACCGCCGATCGAGCCTATTTGAATACGGTACGCAAATTGATGCAGTACGGCACCCCTTTGCACCTTGTTGCTGGTAGCCGATCCGCAGGAAATTGGAATGTACCTGAATGGGTTCGACAAGGCGCTGCCAGCAGTTTGGTACTGGCTGGATGTGGGCATATGATGATGCTGGAAGACCCGGATCTGTTTTGCAATAGTCTTCTGGAATTATTGTATTCGTAG